One region of Anopheles funestus chromosome X unlocalized genomic scaffold, idAnoFuneDA-416_04 X_unloc_119, whole genome shotgun sequence genomic DNA includes:
- the LOC125772823 gene encoding uncharacterized protein LOC125772823 isoform X9, with amino-acid sequence MLITRSVSNGSSIVAHIWIDLVISYQKLFYADVLSCLWKKLFEVQRLNIFSTFPKKFLILPLWMLITRSVSNGSSIVAHIWIDLVISYQKLFYADVLSCLWKKLFEVQRLNIFSTFPKKFLILPLWMLITRSVSNGSSIVAHIWIDLVISYQKLFYADVLSCLWKKLFEVQRLNIFSIFPKKFLILPLWMLITRSVSNGSSIVAHIWIDLVISYQKLFYADVLSCLWKKLFEVQRLNIFSIFPKKFLILPLWMLITRSVSNGSSIVAHIWIDLVISYQKLFYADVLSCLWKKLFEVQRLNIFSIF; translated from the exons atgcttataactcggtcagtttccaatggatcttcaattgtagcacatatttggatagatctggtcattagctaccaaaagttattctacgccgatgtgctaagttgtctgtggaaaaagttattcgaggtacaaagacttaacattttctcaacttttccaaaaaaattcctcattttgccactttggatgcttataactcggtcagtttccaatggatcttcaattgtagcacatatttggatagatctggtcattagctaccaaaagttattctacgctgatgtgctaagttgtctgtggaaaaagttattcgaggtacaaagacttaacattttctcaacttttccaaaaaaattcctcattttgccactttggatgcttataactcggtcagtttccaatggatcttcaattgtagcacatatttggatagatctggtcattagctaccaaaagttattctacgccgatgtgctaagttgtctgtggaaaaagttatttgag gtacaaagacttaacattttctcaatttttcctaaaaaattcctcattttgccactttggatgcttataactcggtcagtttccaatggatcttcaattgtagcacatatttggatagatctggtcattagctaccaaaagttattctacgccgatgtgctaagttgtctgtggaaaaagttattcgaggtacaaagacttaacattttctcaatttttccaaaaaaattcctcattttgccactttggatgcttataactcggtcagtttccaatggatcttcaattgtagcacatatttggatagatctggtcattagctaccaaaagttattctacgccgatgtgctaagttgtctgtggaaaaagttatttgaggtacaaagacttaacattttctcaattttttaa
- the LOC125772823 gene encoding uncharacterized protein LOC125772823 isoform X7: protein MLITRSVSNGSSIVAHIWIDLVISYQKLFYADVLSCLWKKLFEVQRLNIFSIFLKKFLILPLWMLITRSVSNGSSIVAHIWKDLLISYQKLFYADVLSCLWKKLFEVQRLNIFSTFPKKFLILPLWMLITRSVSNGSSIVAHIWIDLVISYQKLFYADVLSCLWKKLFEVQRLNIFSTFPKKFLILPLWMLITRSVSNGSSIVAHIWIDLVISYQKLFYADVLSCLWKKLFEVQRLNIFSIFPKKFLILPLWMLITRSVSNGSSIVAHIWIDLVISYQKLFYADVLSCLWKKLFEVQRLNIFSIFPKKFLILPLWMLITRSVSNGSSIVAHIWIDLVISYQKLFYADVLSCLWKKLFEVQRLNIFSIF from the exons atgcttataactcggtcagtttccaatggatcttcaattgtagcacatatttggatagatctggtcattagctaccaaaagttattctacgccgatgtgctaagttgtctgtggaaaaagttatttgaggtacaaagacttaacattttctcaatttttctaaaaaaattcctcattttgccactttggatgcttataactcggtcagtttccaatggatcttcaattgtagcacatatttggaaagatctgctcatcagctaccaaaagttattctacgccgatgtgctaagttgtctgtggaaaaagttatttgag gtacaaagacttaacattttctcaacttttccaaaaaaattcctcattttgccactttggatgcttataactcggtcagtttccaatggatcttcaattgtagcacatatttggatagatctggtcattagctaccaaaagttattctacgctgatgtgctaagttgtctgtggaaaaagttattcgaggtacaaagacttaacattttctcaacttttccaaaaaaattcctcattttgccactttggatgcttataactcggtcagtttccaatggatcttcaattgtagcacatatttggatagatctggtcattagctaccaaaagttattctacgccgatgtgctaagttgtctgtggaaaaagttatttgag gtacaaagacttaacattttctcaatttttcctaaaaaattcctcattttgccactttggatgcttataactcggtcagtttccaatggatcttcaattgtagcacatatttggatagatctggtcattagctaccaaaagttattctacgccgatgtgctaagttgtctgtggaaaaagttattcgaggtacaaagacttaacattttctcaatttttccaaaaaaattcctcattttgccactttggatgcttataactcggtcagtttccaatggatcttcaattgtagcacatatttggatagatctggtcattagctaccaaaagttattctacgccgatgtgctaagttgtctgtggaaaaagttatttgaggtacaaagacttaacattttctcaattttttaa